Proteins co-encoded in one Coriobacteriia bacterium genomic window:
- a CDS encoding dCTP deaminase, with product MVLSDRTIKIEMAAGRIVVDPCDPEDIQPSSVDLHLGDDFQVFRNSRYPYIDPAREQVGLTEPVQASREEPFVLHPGEFVLGTTIERIRLPEDVVGRLEGKSSLGRLGLLIHSTAGYVDPGWDGRLTLELSNVANLPILLSPGMKIGQISFSRMSTDVDRPYGHPDLRSRYQGQSATTPSRMYQNWNHAE from the coding sequence ATGGTTCTTTCCGATCGCACAATCAAGATCGAGATGGCTGCGGGTCGCATCGTTGTCGATCCATGTGATCCGGAAGATATTCAGCCCTCAAGCGTCGACCTGCATCTGGGCGATGACTTTCAGGTCTTCCGGAACTCTCGGTACCCCTATATCGACCCTGCGCGCGAACAGGTCGGGCTGACCGAGCCGGTGCAGGCCTCACGGGAAGAGCCGTTCGTTCTGCATCCGGGTGAATTCGTACTGGGTACCACGATCGAGCGCATCAGGTTGCCCGAGGACGTCGTCGGGCGTCTTGAGGGGAAGAGCTCGCTCGGACGGCTAGGCCTGCTCATCCACTCGACGGCCGGGTATGTCGATCCGGGCTGGGATGGTCGCCTGACGCTCGAGCTGTCGAATGTGGCGAACCTACCCATCCTGCTCTCGCCGGGGATGAAGATCGGTCAGATCTCGTTCTCCAGGATGTCGACGGATGTCGACCGGCCATACGGGCACCCGGACCTGCGCAGCCGCTACCAGGGACAGTCGGCGACCACGCCGAGCCGGATGTATCAGAACTGGAACCACGCCGAGTAG